tttaaatttctaAACAACTCACACTTTCAGAACATATTTGGcagttaatttattaaaagaacAATATGTCTCAATCTTTTTTACTACATAcataataatgtaggtatatgtaGCTATCAAATGTATTTTTGGGTCGCATATAaacataagagcaagttctTTTGCCAAAAATTGCCTTAAAAGCATTAACCACTTGTTTGAATTGCTTATACAAATACTaactttaaattgatttttggacttcgatttattttatactataactgtttcttcaaaaaatgaaaaatgatgaaaaaaagaaaaattgactaaaatctaaaaaaaaaaaaaatattaatttttttaataattgtaagCCATCatttgattttagaaaaaaaagttaacaaaatatGTAGTTACTTCCCATATGTAAACCCATGAATCATGATTTATTTTcgtattttagaaaaataaatcaGAATAAACCTTAGAGAGTCGATTAATTGCTATGTAACACTAcccattaattttaaattgagttTAACTCAAAAACTCGatgatattaatttatttagtatttttcgtttttttgtttttaatatgtcaattttatttgaataaaaaatagaaataaaaactttgaaaatactttattttgaaaaaaaaaaaaaaaaaaaaaataataataaacaaagcaCCAAGTGTCATGTTCATGTCCAATACGAGTTTATAATTCAAAATGACGCTGTCGCTGCTGCTACTATGCCACCGCCCCTTTCTAACAGCCCAGGTGTCAAACGCAATTGCCAGCAAGAAAAACAGCCATTAGGATAGGTTATTGCAAGCTTTATACACAGCCGTCATGAGTTTTATTGCCCATATACATGTGCACCATTAAATGCAATTCATATGAAAAAGCCTCaacataacataaaaaaaaagaaaatgttaaacaaaaataaaatatataaaacaaaacaaaatacaaaaaaaaaatatttcgtaaaTCTGTTCACATAAATCTGCCCTCTGGACATCATTTTACCACTTCCCTACGCAAAACCGGGTACACACACGTAAAGCGGGGATTAAATTACTTTCACACGCCAATGGCATACAGCCAGAGGGTATTCAAGCAGCAGGAGCAACAAATAAAAATCCTGTATACAGTAGCAACATAGTAATAATGGTTGTACGACCAGGCTATGTGTAGTATATGGCATGCAATTAGCCTAAATGGATTTGGCGAAATAAAAACATGTTCACCACTAACGCCTCCACTGCTGTCCCCATACCTTAATTTCGCCTATACCTGATGTGCCTCAAGACCCCCTTCTTCCTTCCTGGCTGACTATAAAGCGTATCCTCGAACAAAATTGTGCACATTACGTCTGAATCTCGGAGCTTTATTACCCTTGGTGAAAATGTCTGATTGTCGGTGGTGGCGACGATGGCGGCGCCGATAGTAGATTTacgaaaacaaaagaaaaaaaaaaaaaataaaattagtccTTAGTATGTGGGGGTGATATTAATACACCTCTCCTCCTTCTCTTCCTCGAGTTCCatcaaatatatataaattcagCGTATGAATTCGTAATCAAGTGCATTGTATCTGTTACCAAGCCATACAAGTTGAAAGCAAttagattcatttgaaattCATTTCAAAACTACTTCATATgcatatttatacaaaatatccCGAGGGGGAGGGGGTAAGGTTGCACTATACTCTGGAATATGGTAAAAAGAGAATCTATGTAGTGTGTGCACAAAAAGGACTGATGAGATCTTCAAACATTCACAGACACAATTAGAAATAACAACTTTTAATGGATGTCATTAGCAATTCAGCATGCATTGCATACACAAAACTCGAGCTCAGTCCGCCACACGTTgctattttatataaatgtttgcaTGTATTGATATGGAGCATCTAGCCAACATTTTGGAATTCGAATTCCAGCAAATCGTATAGTCGACGGAGTCGGTCGTCATCGTCCGTTGTCAGACTTTGAACGGGCATTCCAGAATAATTCTAGATTTTATACTCACAACATGCGGCGATAATTAACTGAGTGTTTAAGCTCTAAGTTATGCAAGCGAAAGTATGTAAATTCTTGAATGACCTCATCAACTAATTCTAGCAAATTATAGATATGAATGCTTGCACAGGGTTTTTTTTGCTGTCGCTCGATGTCTAgacttattattttgttttgggtgaTTCATAAAATTATTACCGAATTTTGTAAACAATTGGACATAAAGTCTATTATGTTGATGAAAAAACGAGTAAGTCGTGGGctttgtttgtttgaaattttttactttgaatagTAAGTTTGTCTTCAAAATGACTATGTTATTCCAATGTCTTGAAAATTcgtaataaaaacatttttaagtttcTATGGTGTAGCGaaaatccaaaacaaaaaattaccaccaaatatctaaaaaaaaataaaatgcaagactgggtcGCAAGTACTTCcttttgcagttcaaagcacttttatgttaattttcttgtttattttaagagctgcctctatataaattttaaagaaattatgttgaggttggggaagagtcttgtttgacttttttttcaaaaaataaaaatacagttttattgcaatagcTTTGAATGTCAAGTCTGCAacgtttaatcaaaatcggtagagccgttttcgagttatttggtttaaattgaaaaatttgtatgggaggtacactttctaagcgagatataaaaaacaattttcagaactccataaaaatcatctgtaccaaatttgaagataatccatccacccgtttaggctgtggaaatgtgtccacatggacgtacagacgcacagacgcacggacagaATGTGAGACCCGCTTTTTCGGAATTccagtatgacgtcagaagttccCATCTTCTATGCATCTCTccttcatattattttttcgacacgaaaccaatacttgatctatagagcaagtaaaaaacaaaaaacggatGGTCAAtaatgtaggggagagtgggtaCGAAAGTAACATGTCCCGATTGTAACActggattttataaaaaaactggAACTGTATACGTTCATTTTTAAATGCAGAATTCTGCGCAATTAAGTTCTGAATGCACTCACAAAAATTCATATGTCAAAGTACTGAACTGTGCCATTGAgagttaaaaacggtaaatttgtttaaaaaacatttttttttttgtggtgagtttttcgatatatttttttcaataattatttttttttaaagtggtaAGGTCCTGGACAAAGTTCATTGTATTCTTAATCCAATGGaccttaagtttttttaataaacacaacagtttcttttttattgtgtcattaatgtaaaaaaaagagatGTGGACGTTTGTAACATTTTTCGTGTGGACATTTGTAACATGTTACAATCGTCCACACAAAAAATGTCATGTAAAAgttcttgttttgattttcaaCTCGCACCGCAGttacttaaaattaataaaaagatagCAGTTTACAACAAGAATGCCACGAAAAAGAATCAGAACAACCTCGCGTGGCATGGTTTCAAAACAGATCATGGCAAATGCAGCCAATGAAGTTCTCAAATATGGAAAATCCATTCGAAGTGTCGCAAAAGTATTTAACATCTGCCATGTAACTTTAAgtcgatttgtaaaaaaaacaacatttgctGAAGACTCTCCTGAGGACACCGTTTACCCAGAGATTGGATATAGGTCCCACAATAGGGTATTTAATGATGAATTCGAAgtatgtttaatttaattaaaaaaaaaaattatttaaacattcATTTTGTTGTGTTTTATATTGAAGGATAAGTTGGAAGCTTATATAAACCACTGTGCCGATTTATATTATGGGCTTACCACTAAATGCGTCCGGAAGATGGCATACCAAGTGGCAAGTTATTATAAGTTAGAAATGCCCAAGAATTGGAAACTAAATGGAATGGCAGGCCAAGAATGGCTTATATCTTTTATGAGCCGCAAGAATACCCTGGCTATTCGGAAACCGGAGCCAACTAGTTTGGCTAGGTCAATGAACTTCAACAAGCCCAATGTGACGAAGTTCTTCAATAATTTGCTAGATGTTATGGATCGGTTTAATTTTCAGCCTCAAGATGTATTTAACATCGATGAGACGGGCCTTACAACAGTGCACAAACCCACAAACGTCATTGCAAAAAAAGGCAAGAAACAAGTTGGAGCCATTTCATCTGCTGAACGAGGAACTCTGGTGACCATGTGTCTTGGTGTCAACGCTATTGGCAATGCAATTCCGCCTTTGTTTATATTTCCCCTCAAGAAATACAACCCGGCATTTCTTAAAGGAGGACCAATCGGCAGTATTGGAGCATCAAATAAGTCGGGATGGATGCAATCGGAGTTTTTAAACTTTATGGAACACCTGGTTAAACATACCAATGCCTCCGAAACCAATCGCAAATTGGTCCTCCTTGATAATCACCAATCACACCTTTCTCTGCCAGTAGTTAATTTCTGCAAAGAAAATGGTATCGTGCTACTAACTTTCCCACCTCACTGCTCACATAAACTTCAGCCATTAGATCGAAGTGTTTTTGGACCAATGAAAACCTATTTCAATCAGGCATGTGGAAATTGGATGAGGTCTAATGCAGgtaatcaaaaaattaactaactATATTGTTCTGACTTAAAAAGTTTTATCACTTTTCAGGAAATCGAATAAAAATATACGATATACCCGAGCTTGCAAAGATTGCACTGGAAAAAGCAGCAACACCCACAAATATTTTGTCAGGCTTCAGGGTATCCGGAATTTGGCCAGTTAATCCAGATATTTTCGGGGATGATGAGTTTTCCCCTAGCGATGTCACTGATAGACCGAATCCACTTGAAGTTCAAACCCAATCATTAGCTTCAACTTCATCTCAAGCTGCGCTGATGCCAGAAGCCATCTCGAACTTAAATTTGTCCCCTGCTACACCTCTTACTGCAACAGAAAATGCTTTTTCTCCAGAAATTGTTATGCCGTACCCAAAATCAAAACTCGCAGCTGTTCCTGCAAGAGGTGGAAGAAAAAGGGGGCGGACAACTATCCTCACGGATACTCCTGAAAAAATAGCATTAGAAGAAGAAGCAAAgaagaaattaaataacaaatcCAAGCCAATTCAGAAAAAGaagccgaaaaaaaataaaagattaaatCGTAAAAGTTCATGTGATGCGATAAGTTCAAGTGAAGAAGAAGATTCCGTTTGCTTCTATTGCCTGGGAAAATTCTCTCAATCCCTTCCGAAGGAGCAGTGGGTCCAATGTACGTCCTGCAAAATGTGGGTTCACACTAGGTGTGTGGGAGACAAGTCAAAACAGCTTTTCTTCCAATGCAGAAACTGTGAGTCCGATACCGATTAGgtagagattttatatttgtttttatgaatgtgtacaattttatgttttttttttattttaaattgaatttaatcttgtttttgtttatttatgttttgttttgtttattttgttgccTACTATGAAATAATATATGTATTGTGATTGAAGTGACTTATTAAGTGTAACATACGTATCTCAAGGCTGTTCAAAGTACCAACGaattggtattatttttttttgttaataattaacttacttacttactatagttataaatttcaaatgaattttgaaaataaatctgaTGTGAAACCAATTCTTATCGTTTTTCTATTACATTTATATGATGTTACAATCGTCCTTTCATTGTGTTACAATTGATACACGGGAAAGGACGATTGTAACATTCGACTTTCATCTCTTTTTCACAGGATGCAGCCGGAGAAAGTAGAAAGTTGGAAAGTGAATAATAGTTTAATGGTAGGCAAATGTCCACTTGTCAATATGCGCGTTTTTTCATTTAGCTGTGTATTTTGAGTTTCAACATATGGCACAAAATGTACAAATTGTTACTTTCGtacccactctcccctacctacTATCAATTTTTCGTTGGCAATGTTTTTTGGCTGACtaccaatttttcaaaaccatttttttaaactgagattggtaataaaaaaatagttggatATCACAAGCTTCtagaaaaaattcaacactTTTTTGAACCAACTTAACAAAGTTTCTAATTTGgcatttatagttttttttttacgaaaaaataagCCGTAAAGGAGATAACGTCTAAAACCCGTatgaaaaagtatatttttcaatctcacaaaaatatatcaataaGTATAATAGTTATACATACTTATAAAGTAATTATTACACGGCACAATACTGAAAATGCACCTAATagtgcatacaaatatttttgttatatattttgtaccctcaaatttttatttatttacaaaaactcCGTTTTTACAGACTTACGCGGTAATCTATGAATATctcagtcagttttttttaacaattctcaataATGTTGTATGTTTTGGAAAGAACATTGTCAGACCTTTCGGAAAGAACATTGTCAGACCTTTCGAGTGATGTATGTTaatctattgtttaaacaaataaagtgTAAGTTTTTAgcccataaatcttgaaaagtgatttttttccaatttctttttaactttaaccatgaaacaaaaataaaattaggtaATGTTCTGAAAGAACATTTGTTTgcgtaaaaattgttttattgctttATTGTGCGAGCTCTGCGCGTATGCGTATCTActtcttttcttctttctaTTTCTTTTCCTTGTATCCCAATGTTCGTTCGAAGTTCAAACATGTTCTTAGGTTTAagttttgtcatttttattCGATGATACGAATCTTCGAATCTGAGTTCGAACTTTTGTCCGGAAACCTCTTAAACTAAAACTGCGGAATTTACGCAATTTCTACGTAACTAGAAAATATGGCCTAGCATGATGTGTATTGCAGGGTGTTCAATAGGGTGCTCATTATTTTCAAAGAATAAGAATTTGTATGCTCCCGAAAGTTTATAATGGTTGtgaataaacttaaaaaaatattccccaagtttcaagtctctaacttaattctaacccgctcctccaagcggttgaagtttcttatataaataacatgggttttttttttgtccttgttcgatcaattttaaactacagccaaaccatttgttcaaaaaatttaaaaccttaaaaaatttaaaaccttacagacttaaattttattgatgaagaTATCATGtgtatatttttcagatttttagttGTTATAATTTTGGAGATTCAGCTTGGTACGTaatgaaaatcgttttttttttcagactttttcaaaaagtcgctTTTTACAcgtctaaaaaattaaaaattgtgtatttttattttaacaagcatcgatattcaaaaaacgtatTCCCGATTCAAGAAAAAGTGCTATAGTAAATAAATACACAACTATATTAGTTATAAAACtatgaattaaatataaattacctactcattattttaaatattcattactTCTGTGATATTATGTCAaacattattcaaaattttctttacatggtttgtttttcaaaatgccCCCTACCCCAAATTTAATGACGTATTCACGTAAAAATTCTAAAACTCACGTATCTTAATGATTTTCCCTACCTAaggcagtggcgtatccagaaaaaaatttggggggggggggctgaaaaatttttcaaaaatttttgatgaggtAAATGTACCTACtacaaatttgtctctttttgtattcatctttgatcgagagaaaagcgctgtgctgctttactgaaagtcgtatagtagcattttactgctcccgaCAACTTAGTACTACTatctcctttcacattcaaagtagctatttttcttgtatcccaaacattttacacaa
This DNA window, taken from Episyrphus balteatus chromosome 2, idEpiBalt1.1, whole genome shotgun sequence, encodes the following:
- the LOC129908409 gene encoding tigger transposable element-derived protein 6-like, whose translation is MPRKRIRTTSRGMVSKQIMANAANEVLKYGKSIRSVAKVFNICHVTLSRFVKKTTFAEDSPEDTVYPEIGYRSHNRVFNDEFEDKLEAYINHCADLYYGLTTKCVRKMAYQVASYYKLEMPKNWKLNGMAGQEWLISFMSRKNTLAIRKPEPTSLARSMNFNKPNVTKFFNNLLDVMDRFNFQPQDVFNIDETGLTTVHKPTNVIAKKGKKQVGAISSAERGTLVTMCLGVNAIGNAIPPLFIFPLKKYNPAFLKGGPIGSIGASNKSGWMQSEFLNFMEHLVKHTNASETNRKLVLLDNHQSHLSLPVVNFCKENGIVLLTFPPHCSHKLQPLDRSVFGPMKTYFNQACGNWMRSNAGNRIKIYDIPELAKIALEKAATPTNILSGFRVSGIWPVNPDIFGDDEFSPSDVTDRPNPLEVQTQSLASTSSQAALMPEAISNLNLSPATPLTATENAFSPEIVMPYPKSKLAAVPARGGRKRGRTTILTDTPEKIALEEEAKKKLNNKSKPIQKKKPKKNKRLNRKSSCDAISSSEEEDSVCFYCLGKFSQSLPKEQWVQCTSCKMWVHTRCVGDKSKQLFFQCRNCESDTD